The Methanobrevibacter sp. TLL-48-HuF1 genomic sequence AGTATTTAGAAAAGCAAAACAAACTGCACCTACTGTAATATTCTTCGATGAAATCGATTCAATTGCAAGTACCCGTAGTGCAAATGACAGTGACAGTGGAGTAACTAAAAGAGTAGTAAACCAATTATTAACTGAAATGGACGGTTTAGAAGAACTTGAAGACGTTGCAATCATTGCGGCAACCAACAGACCGGACATATTGGATGCGGGTTTAATGAGACCAGGAAGATTTGACAGACATATCAAAGTTGATTTACCAAATGAAGAAGCCAGATTATCTATCTTCAAAGTACATACTGAAGGTATGCCATTAGCTGATGATGTAAGTCTTGAAAAATTAGCTAAACAAACTGACGGATATGTCGGAGCAGATATTGAAGCAGTATGCCGTGAAGCAGCAATGTTAACTTTAAGAAATGACCTTGATGCTGAAAATGTACCTAACAAATACTTCAAAGAAGCTCTTGAAAAAGTCAAACCGTCTAACAATCCTGGAGACCAGGTTCAATACATTTAGATAAGGAAGATTAAATTTCTTCCTTATTTTTTATAGAATATTATCTCTTTTTAGCTATATTAAAGTTGAGTTATTTATTGAAATAAACAACCCAATTTAACCCATTTACCATCAGATGCAGATATTTTCAATCTTCAGCACTTTGTCGATAGTTCAAGCCCAATTTTAATCTATATCTGCTGTTATAAAAGAAAAAATACAATAAAAGTTTTACCCAAATCTTCCCCCTTTTTTTAAAAATCATAATAAATAGTAAATTTTAACCTATTGATTAACTAATATAAAAATCATGAGTGAACATATTGTTGAAGCAATCGGATTAAGTAAGGTAACAATCAAGGACGGAAAGGTAATTGATGTTAGCGAACCTAAACTGAATTACTGTCCATTATTTCATCACCACAGAGGAATGGAAAAAATAACTAAGAAAGCTATTTGGGACAATATGCAATTTAGAATCGATGATTTTGGAATGTGCACACCAGACAGACAGCTTAGAATGAAAGATTTCCTTTCTTTTGGTATTTCTGAAATTTTATCTACATTAATTGAAGAAAATGCAATAGACTGTGCAGTAATGGTTTGTGAAGGTTGCGGAACATTAATAGTAACTGAAAGTGAATTAGTTCAAGGTATTGGAGGGAGAGTCTCAGGACTTGTTAAAACCAGCCCGATTCCAGAATTATTTGACCAATTAGGTGCAGAAAATATTTTAGAACCTGAAACTGCTAAAATTGATCAGACTGAAGGAATCAAATTAGCTATTGAACATGGTTATAAAAACATAGCTGTAACAATAACATTAGCTCAGGACTGTCTTAAAATCCAAGAACTTAAAAAAGCACATCCCGATGTGAATATTTACATATTTGTAGTACATACAAGCAACAGAACTAAAAAAGAAGCCAGAATTCTTTTTGATGCATGTGATGTTGCAACTGCCTGTGCATCCAAATACATTAGAGAAATCGGAGAAGCTGAAAGTTTAAAAACTGTCGGCCAATCAATTCCAATTTATTCCAAAACTGAAAATGGTAAAAAATTCTTAGAAATGAGATTAGAAAAAATTGGTGGAGAAAAACCTAAAAAAGAAAATCCCGACATACCTGATCCATTATTATAAACTAAATTATGAGGGGAAACATTGACACAAAAAAGTGAAGCTCAAAAAGGCAATATTACTCCTGAAATGGAGGCTGTTGCTCTTGATGAAAATATACCAGTTAATAAACTAGCTAAATTAATTGCTGATGGAAAAGTTGTAATTCCTAAAAATATCAACGGTCATTCAAAAGCCTGCGGAATTGGTGATGGCCTTAAAACTAAAATCAATGCAAACATCGGTTCATCAAGTAAAATTGATGATATTGAATTGGAAATAAACAAAGCTAAATTAGCTCAGGAATATGGTGCAGATGCATTAATGGATTTATCTACCGGATCTGATTTGACAACATTCAGGAAAAAAATAATGGATGCAGTAGACATAACTATTGGAACAGTGCCTATTTACGAAGCAGGAGTAATTACACTTAATAAAAACAAAGAAATCATTGACATGGATCCTGATGACCTTTTTAAAGCTATTGAAAATCAGGCTAAAGAAGGAGTGGATTTCATGACCCTTCACTGCGGAATTACCAAAGATTTAGTTGAAAAATTAGAAAAAGCTAAAAGGATGATGGGAATTGTAAGCAGAGGAGGAACTTTCCTTGCATCATGGATTAAACATAATGGTCAGGAAAACCCGTTATATGAAAATTACGATTATCTTCTTGAGCTGTCCTATGAATACGACATTACATTGTCATTAGGTGACGGATTAAGACCTGGATGCTTAAGTGATGCCAGTGACATTCCACAAATTCAGGAGCTTGTTAATTTAGGAGGTCTTGTTAAAAGGGCTCAGGATGCAAATGTTCAGGTAATGGTTGAAGGTCCCGGACATATGCCTTTAAACCAGATTAAAGCAAATATGGAAATACAAAAAACCATCTGCTATGGAGCTCCATTTTATGTTTTAGGCCCTCTTGTAACTGATTTGGCACCAGGTTATGACCATATTACAGGAGCTATCGGAGGAGCAATAGCTGCAAGTAGCGGAGCTAACTTCTTATGTTATGTAACTCCTGCAGAACACTTATCCTTACCTTCTCTTGAAGATGTTAAAGAAGGAGTAATTGCATCTAAAATAGCTGCTGAAGCTGCTGATGTTGCTAAAAGACTTGAATCTGCATGGGAAAGAGAACGTGAAATGGGAAAAGCACGTAAAGAATTTGATTGGGAA encodes the following:
- a CDS encoding methanogenesis marker 8 protein; translated protein: MSEHIVEAIGLSKVTIKDGKVIDVSEPKLNYCPLFHHHRGMEKITKKAIWDNMQFRIDDFGMCTPDRQLRMKDFLSFGISEILSTLIEENAIDCAVMVCEGCGTLIVTESELVQGIGGRVSGLVKTSPIPELFDQLGAENILEPETAKIDQTEGIKLAIEHGYKNIAVTITLAQDCLKIQELKKAHPDVNIYIFVVHTSNRTKKEARILFDACDVATACASKYIREIGEAESLKTVGQSIPIYSKTENGKKFLEMRLEKIGGEKPKKENPDIPDPLL
- the thiC gene encoding phosphomethylpyrimidine synthase, with amino-acid sequence MTQKSEAQKGNITPEMEAVALDENIPVNKLAKLIADGKVVIPKNINGHSKACGIGDGLKTKINANIGSSSKIDDIELEINKAKLAQEYGADALMDLSTGSDLTTFRKKIMDAVDITIGTVPIYEAGVITLNKNKEIIDMDPDDLFKAIENQAKEGVDFMTLHCGITKDLVEKLEKAKRMMGIVSRGGTFLASWIKHNGQENPLYENYDYLLELSYEYDITLSLGDGLRPGCLSDASDIPQIQELVNLGGLVKRAQDANVQVMVEGPGHMPLNQIKANMEIQKTICYGAPFYVLGPLVTDLAPGYDHITGAIGGAIAASSGANFLCYVTPAEHLSLPSLEDVKEGVIASKIAAEAADVAKRLESAWEREREMGKARKEFDWEKQFELAFDHSKPRSYRNKCELDDEEMCAMCGEYCAVKIAKGDF